A section of the Pseudomonas prosekii genome encodes:
- the tauA gene encoding taurine ABC transporter substrate-binding protein has protein sequence MMAKRALSRQIVTVCVSVLITCGAQAANLTVGYQTGIDPSKVPQADGVYEKTLGEKIDWRRFNSGPEVVTAIASGDVQIGNLGSSPLAAAASRNLPIVAFIVSAQINAAEALVVRNGSGIDKPQDLIGKTVATPFVSTSHYSLLGALKHWGLDTSKVKVVNLQPAEIAAAWKRGDIDGAFVWSPALGEIRKTGKTLTDAAQVGQWGAPTFEVWVARKDFAEKHPDVVAKFAKVTLDSFADYAAHKDSWTADSVPVQKIAKLTGANAADVPELLAGSTFPDAKAQQTTALLDGGTAKAIGETAKFLKEQGKVETVLPDYSPYVSAKFVAE, from the coding sequence ATGATGGCCAAACGCGCACTATCCCGTCAAATTGTTACAGTTTGTGTGTCGGTATTAATTACTTGCGGCGCGCAGGCGGCCAACCTTACGGTCGGTTATCAAACCGGCATCGACCCAAGCAAAGTCCCGCAAGCGGATGGCGTCTACGAGAAAACCCTGGGTGAGAAAATCGACTGGCGCCGCTTCAACAGTGGCCCGGAAGTGGTCACCGCAATTGCTTCCGGTGACGTGCAGATCGGCAATCTCGGCTCCAGTCCGCTGGCTGCCGCCGCTTCACGCAATTTGCCGATAGTCGCGTTCATCGTTTCCGCGCAGATCAACGCCGCCGAAGCCTTGGTAGTGCGCAACGGCAGCGGCATCGATAAACCGCAAGATCTGATCGGCAAAACCGTCGCCACGCCATTCGTTTCCACTTCTCACTACAGCTTGCTTGGCGCGCTGAAGCACTGGGGCCTGGACACTTCGAAAGTCAAAGTGGTGAACCTGCAACCGGCAGAAATCGCCGCGGCGTGGAAACGTGGCGACATTGATGGCGCGTTTGTCTGGTCGCCGGCGCTGGGGGAAATTCGCAAGACGGGCAAGACCTTGACCGACGCCGCGCAGGTTGGCCAGTGGGGCGCGCCGACCTTCGAAGTGTGGGTCGCACGCAAGGATTTTGCCGAGAAGCACCCGGACGTCGTGGCGAAATTTGCCAAGGTTACGCTGGACTCGTTTGCCGACTATGCAGCGCATAAAGACAGCTGGACCGCCGATTCGGTGCCGGTGCAGAAAATCGCCAAATTGACCGGTGCCAACGCGGCTGATGTGCCGGAGTTGCTCGCCGGCTCAACCTTCCCCGACGCCAAAGCGCAGCAAACCACCGCGCTGCTGGACGGCGGCACGGCGAAGGCGATTGGCGAAACGGCGAAGTTTTTGAAGGAGCAGGGGAAAGTCGAAACGGTACTACCGGATTATTCGCCGTACGTCAGCGCGAAGTTCGTTGCCGAGTAA
- a CDS encoding GspE/PulE family protein, which yields MSVQLATQDRWLDLNDLLRELVAQGFINQDSAELALNARRRNATSVQLHPLEFIASQHLDDLSRPGKHLDLESLTLWLSQQAGQPYLRIDPLKINVAAITPLMSYAFAQRHKILAVSIDRDAVTVASAQPYVTAWEADLTHVLKLPIKRVVANPADIQRFSVEFFRLAKSVTGATNADQQTNTLGNFEQLLNLGASDQEPDANDAHIVNIVDWLFQYAFQQRASDIHIEPRREQGTVRFRIDGVLHNVYQFPPQVTMAIVSRLKSLGRMNVAEKRKPQDGRVKTKTPDGGEVELRLSTLPTAFGEKMVMRIFDPEVLLKDFDQLGFSADDLRRWQDMTRQPNGIILVTGPTGSGKTTTLYTTLKKLATPEVNLCTIEDPIEMVEPAFNQMQVQHNIDLNFAAGVRALMRQDPDIIMIGEIRDLETAEMAIQAALTGHLVLSTLHTNDAPSAISRLLELGVPHYLIKATVLGVMAQRLVRTLCPHCKAPLTLGEEDWQTLTRPWQAPLPNNAHRAIGCLECRDTGYRGRAGVYEIMQLTDSVKALITPDTDLLAIRRQAFKEGMRSLRLSGAQKVAAGLTTIEEVLRVTPQSEQK from the coding sequence ATGTCCGTTCAACTTGCCACTCAGGACCGTTGGCTGGATCTCAATGATTTGCTGCGAGAACTGGTCGCCCAAGGCTTCATCAACCAGGATTCAGCGGAACTTGCCCTCAATGCGCGACGACGCAACGCCACCAGCGTGCAATTGCACCCGCTGGAGTTTATCGCCAGCCAGCACCTCGACGACCTCAGCCGGCCGGGCAAACACCTCGACCTCGAAAGCCTGACCCTGTGGCTGTCGCAACAGGCCGGCCAACCTTATTTGCGCATCGATCCACTGAAGATCAACGTCGCGGCGATCACGCCGCTGATGTCCTACGCCTTCGCCCAACGGCACAAGATTCTCGCCGTTTCCATCGACCGCGACGCGGTCACCGTGGCCAGCGCCCAGCCCTACGTCACCGCGTGGGAAGCCGACCTGACCCACGTTTTGAAGCTGCCGATCAAACGCGTAGTGGCCAACCCGGCAGACATCCAGCGCTTCAGCGTCGAGTTTTTTCGCCTGGCCAAATCGGTCACCGGCGCGACCAACGCCGATCAGCAGACCAATACCCTCGGCAACTTCGAACAGCTGCTCAACCTCGGCGCCAGCGATCAGGAGCCGGACGCCAACGACGCACACATCGTCAATATCGTCGATTGGCTGTTCCAGTACGCGTTCCAGCAGCGCGCCAGCGATATCCACATTGAGCCGCGCCGCGAGCAAGGCACGGTGCGTTTTCGCATCGATGGCGTGTTGCACAACGTCTATCAATTCCCGCCGCAGGTGACCATGGCCATCGTCAGCCGCCTGAAAAGCCTGGGCCGGATGAACGTCGCGGAGAAACGCAAACCGCAGGACGGCCGGGTCAAAACCAAAACCCCGGACGGCGGCGAAGTCGAACTGCGGCTATCAACCTTGCCGACGGCGTTCGGCGAAAAAATGGTCATGCGGATCTTCGACCCGGAAGTGCTGCTCAAGGACTTCGATCAACTGGGTTTTTCCGCCGATGACTTGCGGCGCTGGCAGGACATGACGCGTCAGCCCAACGGCATCATTCTGGTGACCGGGCCGACCGGTTCGGGCAAAACCACCACGCTCTACACCACCCTGAAAAAACTGGCGACGCCGGAGGTCAACCTCTGCACCATCGAGGACCCGATCGAGATGGTCGAGCCGGCCTTCAACCAGATGCAGGTCCAGCACAACATCGACCTGAACTTCGCCGCCGGCGTGCGCGCACTGATGCGGCAAGACCCGGACATCATCATGATTGGCGAGATCCGCGACCTCGAAACCGCCGAAATGGCGATCCAGGCTGCGCTCACCGGCCACCTCGTACTCTCGACCCTGCACACCAACGACGCCCCGAGCGCGATCAGCCGTCTGCTGGAACTCGGCGTGCCGCATTACCTGATCAAAGCCACGGTCCTCGGCGTCATGGCCCAACGTCTGGTGCGAACCTTGTGCCCGCACTGCAAAGCACCGCTGACGCTGGGCGAAGAAGACTGGCAAACCCTGACCCGCCCGTGGCAAGCGCCACTGCCGAACAACGCCCACCGCGCCATCGGCTGCCTCGAATGCCGCGACACCGGCTACCGCGGCCGCGCCGGCGTCTACGAAATCATGCAACTGACCGACAGCGTCAAAGCCCTCATCACCCCCGACACCGACTTGCTCGCAATCCGACGCCAGGCCTTCAAAGAAGGCATGCGCAGCCTGCGCCTGTCCGGCGCACAAAAAGTCGCAGCGGGGCTGACGACGATCGAGGAAGTGTTGCGAGTGACGCCGCAGAGTGAGCAGAAGTAG
- a CDS encoding CYTH domain-containing protein, protein MQKETEIKLRVSRETLAALREHPLLKKRNKSGWERRELMNQYFDTPERDLARAKVALRLRRDGEEVIQTLKTRGQSVAGLSERNEYDWNLPKAKLDVKKLDGECWPEELAELDKKTLKAIFTTDFVRERAEIAWGRGKTKVVIEAALDFGHVVVGKQKEEICELELELREGEPAALLELAAELAATLPLMPCDISKAERGYRLYDANSYSLSLPAPQITAEMPLDDAFAALSWHLLGSSQRLAEQYRFNGHWRLLQDRVENLVELRALLSSLGQAAPRQSTHDLRVALDALLEDWRPLVQAGQDDEDVRKAAPEQFLEELQDPRWGLFSLNTSRWLLARTWAADRNVRGNRQGAAQLANWLPRLLGEEATSLQLQRYQQQPEDLAEQLPRIERIQSWMHHARGVLDIPEMDRLYGELNKLAQLANEPITEEALDARKQQAIAVYQNRAWKMLLRM, encoded by the coding sequence ATGCAGAAAGAAACCGAAATCAAACTCCGCGTCAGCCGCGAAACCCTCGCCGCGCTGCGCGAGCACCCGCTCCTGAAAAAACGCAACAAAAGTGGCTGGGAACGCCGTGAGTTGATGAACCAATACTTCGACACGCCTGAGCGCGACCTGGCCCGCGCCAAGGTTGCCCTGCGCCTGCGCCGCGATGGCGAAGAAGTGATTCAGACGCTCAAGACCCGTGGCCAGAGCGTCGCCGGCCTGTCCGAGCGTAACGAATACGACTGGAACCTGCCCAAAGCCAAGCTCGACGTGAAGAAACTCGACGGCGAATGCTGGCCCGAAGAGCTGGCCGAACTGGACAAGAAAACCCTGAAAGCCATTTTCACCACCGATTTCGTCCGCGAACGCGCGGAAATCGCCTGGGGCCGTGGCAAGACCAAAGTGGTCATCGAAGCCGCGCTCGACTTCGGCCACGTCGTGGTTGGTAAACAGAAAGAAGAGATCTGCGAACTGGAACTGGAATTGCGCGAAGGCGAGCCTGCCGCGCTGCTGGAACTGGCCGCCGAACTGGCCGCAACCCTGCCGTTGATGCCGTGTGACATCAGCAAGGCTGAGCGCGGTTATCGTTTGTACGACGCCAACAGCTACTCGCTGAGCCTGCCGGCGCCGCAAATCACTGCTGAAATGCCGCTCGACGACGCGTTCGCCGCGCTGAGCTGGCACTTGTTGGGCAGTAGTCAGCGTCTGGCCGAGCAATATCGTTTCAATGGCCACTGGCGTCTGTTGCAGGACCGGGTGGAAAACCTTGTCGAACTGCGCGCCCTGCTCAGCAGCCTCGGCCAAGCCGCACCGCGTCAATCGACGCACGATTTGCGCGTGGCGCTCGACGCCTTGCTGGAAGACTGGCGCCCGCTGGTGCAGGCCGGTCAGGACGACGAAGACGTGCGCAAAGCCGCGCCGGAGCAGTTCCTCGAAGAGTTGCAGGATCCGCGTTGGGGCCTGTTCTCGCTGAACACTTCGCGCTGGTTGCTGGCGCGCACTTGGGCTGCTGATCGCAACGTTCGCGGCAATCGCCAAGGCGCTGCGCAATTGGCTAACTGGCTGCCACGCCTGCTTGGCGAAGAAGCCACGTCCCTGCAATTGCAGCGTTATCAGCAGCAGCCGGAAGACTTGGCCGAGCAACTGCCGCGCATCGAGCGCATCCAGTCGTGGATGCACCACGCCCGTGGCGTGCTGGACATCCCGGAAATGGATCGCTTGTACGGCGAGCTGAACAAATTGGCGCAATTGGCCAACGAGCCGATCACCGAAGAAGCGCTGGATGCGCGCAAACAACAGGCGATCGCGGTGTACCAGAACCGTGCTTGGAAAATGTTGCTGCGTATGTAA
- a CDS encoding Lrp/AsnC family transcriptional regulator, protein MHAELDGYDRKILALLQEDASLSSAQIAEQVGLSQSPCWRRIQRMKEEGIIRGQVTLLDRKKIGLNTQIFAEIKLNAHGRSNFTEFTEAIRGFPEVLECYVLMGSVDFLLRIVTADIEAYERFFFEKLSMVPGIQEVNSIVALSEIKSTTSLPVLRSSL, encoded by the coding sequence ATGCATGCCGAGCTGGATGGCTACGACCGCAAGATCCTCGCGTTGCTGCAAGAGGACGCTTCGCTTTCCAGCGCACAGATCGCCGAGCAGGTCGGGCTGTCGCAGTCGCCGTGTTGGCGGCGGATTCAGCGGATGAAAGAGGAGGGGATCATTCGCGGGCAGGTGACGTTGCTTGATCGCAAGAAAATCGGCCTGAACACGCAGATCTTTGCCGAGATCAAACTCAATGCGCACGGGCGGTCGAACTTCACCGAGTTCACCGAGGCGATTCGCGGTTTTCCCGAAGTGCTGGAATGTTATGTGCTGATGGGGTCGGTGGATTTTTTGCTGCGGATTGTCACGGCGGACATCGAGGCGTATGAGCGGTTTTTCTTTGAGAAACTGTCGATGGTGCCGGGGATTCAGGAGGTGAACTCGATAGTCGCGTTGTCGGAGATTAAATCGACGACGAGTTTGCCGGTGTTGCGCTCATCATTGTGA
- a CDS encoding DUF2388 domain-containing protein, whose product MRLKLAVATLALLSLPVGSAMADSFWRNVLSSGATTGSTYLTFKDHKLIVAAQDDAGSFVASDGGIRGPYLEAAMQKVRADNPGLQATDMELANAILAKNAVASE is encoded by the coding sequence ATGCGTCTCAAACTTGCTGTCGCTACCCTTGCCTTGCTGTCCCTTCCTGTTGGTTCAGCCATGGCCGACAGCTTTTGGCGTAACGTGCTGTCTTCCGGTGCAACCACCGGTTCGACTTACCTGACGTTCAAGGATCACAAGCTGATTGTTGCGGCTCAGGACGATGCCGGCAGTTTCGTCGCCAGTGACGGCGGCATCCGTGGCCCGTACCTGGAAGCGGCGATGCAGAAAGTTCGCGCAGACAACCCAGGCCTGCAGGCTACGGACATGGAGCTGGCGAACGCGATTCTGGCGAAGAATGCCGTTGCCTCTGAATAA
- the argE gene encoding acetylornithine deacetylase yields the protein MPLPSMKDQFAALIAAPSVSCTQARLDQTNRPVIDLLATWLGDLGFACDIQQVSPGKFNLLASFGSGPGGLVLAGHSDTVPFDGALWQTDPLKLTEVDGRWVGLGSCDMKGFFALAIEAVLPLLDQPFKQPLLILATCDEESSMSGARALAEAGRPLGRAAVIGEPTGLKPIRMHKGIMMERIDILGQSGHSSDPRLGHSALEAMHDAIGELRGLRLLWQREFRNAQFGVPVPTMNFGCIHGGDNPNRICGQCSLEFDLRPLPGMDPNALRAAILQKLAPVAERHQVKIDYAPLFPAVPPFEQAEDAELVRIAEKLTGHRAEAVAFGTEAPYLQQLGCETLVLGPGDIACAHQPGEYLEMSRLQPTVHLLRQLIEHYCLTPAQTPMSVN from the coding sequence ATGCCTTTGCCGTCCATGAAAGATCAGTTCGCTGCGCTGATCGCCGCACCGTCCGTCAGCTGTACGCAGGCGAGACTCGATCAGACCAATCGTCCGGTCATCGACTTGCTCGCGACGTGGCTCGGTGATTTGGGTTTTGCCTGCGACATCCAGCAGGTCAGCCCCGGCAAATTCAACTTGCTCGCCAGTTTTGGCTCCGGCCCCGGTGGCCTGGTGCTGGCCGGGCACAGCGACACGGTGCCGTTCGACGGCGCGTTGTGGCAGACCGATCCGTTGAAGCTGACTGAAGTCGATGGCCGTTGGGTCGGGCTCGGCAGTTGCGACATGAAGGGCTTTTTTGCCTTGGCCATCGAAGCGGTGCTGCCGCTGCTCGATCAACCGTTCAAGCAACCGCTGCTGATCCTTGCCACGTGCGATGAAGAAAGCTCGATGTCCGGCGCGCGAGCCCTGGCCGAAGCCGGGCGTCCGCTGGGGCGTGCCGCAGTGATTGGCGAGCCGACCGGGCTCAAGCCGATCCGCATGCACAAAGGCATCATGATGGAGCGCATCGACATTCTCGGTCAGAGCGGCCATTCCTCCGACCCGCGCCTGGGCCACAGCGCGCTCGAGGCGATGCACGATGCGATCGGCGAACTGCGCGGGTTGCGCCTGTTGTGGCAGCGCGAATTCCGCAATGCGCAATTCGGCGTGCCGGTGCCGACGATGAATTTTGGCTGCATTCATGGCGGCGACAATCCCAACCGTATCTGCGGCCAATGTTCGCTGGAATTCGATTTGCGGCCATTGCCGGGCATGGACCCGAATGCCCTGCGCGCGGCGATTTTGCAGAAGCTCGCCCCGGTTGCCGAGCGCCATCAGGTGAAGATCGATTACGCGCCGCTGTTCCCCGCCGTACCGCCCTTCGAGCAGGCCGAGGACGCCGAATTGGTCCGCATCGCTGAAAAGCTCACCGGCCATCGCGCCGAAGCGGTAGCGTTCGGCACCGAAGCGCCTTATCTTCAGCAACTTGGCTGCGAAACACTGGTGCTCGGCCCAGGCGACATCGCTTGCGCGCACCAACCGGGGGAATACCTGGAAATGTCACGTTTGCAGCCTACCGTGCATCTATTACGGCAACTGATTGAACATTACTGCCTGACACCGGCCCAAACACCGATGTCGGTCAATTAA
- the argA gene encoding amino-acid N-acetyltransferase — translation MPEYVNWLRHASPYINAHRDCTFVVMLPGDGVEHPNFGNIVHDLVLLHSLGVRLVLVHGSRPQIETRLAARGLIPHYHHGMRITDAATLECVIDAVGQLRIAIEARLSMDMASSPMQGSRLRVASGNLVTARPIGVLEGVDYHHTGEVRRVDRKGINRLLDERSIVLLSPLGYSPTGEIFNLACEDVATRAAIDLGADKLLLFGADLGLIDENGRLVRELRPQQVPAHLQRLGNNYQGELLDAAAEACRGGVARSHIVSYAEDGALLTELFTRDGGGTLVAQEQFELVREAAIEDVGGLLDLISPLEEQGILVRRSREVLEREIEQFSVVEREGMIIACAALYQIADSDAGELACLAVNPEYRHGGRGDELLERIETRARAQGLKTLFVLTTRTAHWFRERGFEPSSVERLPSARASLYNYQRNSKIFEKTL, via the coding sequence ATGCCCGAATACGTTAATTGGCTTCGCCACGCGTCCCCTTACATCAATGCCCACCGCGATTGCACCTTCGTCGTCATGCTGCCCGGCGACGGCGTCGAGCATCCGAACTTCGGCAATATCGTCCACGACCTGGTGCTGCTGCACAGCCTCGGTGTGCGTCTGGTATTGGTCCACGGTTCGCGTCCGCAAATCGAAACCCGCCTCGCCGCACGCGGCTTGATCCCGCATTACCACCACGGCATGCGCATCACCGATGCCGCGACGCTTGAGTGCGTGATCGATGCGGTCGGCCAATTGCGCATCGCCATCGAAGCGCGGTTGTCGATGGACATGGCGTCGTCGCCAATGCAGGGCTCGCGCCTGCGGGTGGCCAGCGGCAACCTGGTGACGGCGCGGCCGATCGGCGTGCTCGAAGGCGTCGATTATCACCACACCGGCGAAGTGCGCCGGGTCGACCGCAAAGGCATCAATCGCCTGCTCGACGAGCGCTCGATCGTGCTGTTGTCGCCGTTGGGCTACTCGCCGACCGGGGAGATTTTCAACCTCGCCTGCGAAGACGTCGCGACCCGCGCCGCCATCGACTTGGGCGCCGACAAATTGCTGCTGTTCGGCGCCGACCTTGGTTTGATCGATGAAAACGGTCGGCTGGTGCGCGAGTTGCGCCCGCAACAAGTGCCGGCGCACCTGCAACGCCTCGGCAATAACTATCAAGGCGAGTTGCTCGATGCGGCGGCCGAAGCGTGTCGCGGTGGGGTGGCGCGCAGCCACATCGTCAGTTACGCCGAGGACGGTGCACTGCTGACCGAACTGTTCACCCGCGACGGCGGCGGCACGCTGGTGGCCCAGGAACAATTCGAACTGGTGCGCGAAGCGGCGATTGAAGACGTCGGCGGTTTGCTCGATTTGATCAGCCCGCTGGAAGAGCAGGGGATTCTGGTGCGGCGCTCGCGTGAAGTGCTGGAACGCGAGATCGAGCAGTTCAGCGTGGTTGAGCGCGAAGGCATGATCATCGCGTGTGCGGCGCTGTATCAGATTGCCGATTCGGATGCCGGCGAGCTGGCGTGTCTGGCGGTGAACCCGGAGTATCGCCACGGCGGTCGTGGCGATGAATTGCTGGAGCGCATCGAAACCCGCGCCCGCGCGCAGGGCCTGAAAACCTTGTTCGTGCTGACGACCCGCACGGCGCACTGGTTCCGCGAACGCGGTTTCGAACCCAGCAGCGTCGAGCGCCTGCCTTCGGCGCGAGCGTCGCTGTACAACTATCAGCGCAACTCGAAGATCTTCGAAAAAACCCTTTGA